Proteins found in one Arachis stenosperma cultivar V10309 chromosome 8, arast.V10309.gnm1.PFL2, whole genome shotgun sequence genomic segment:
- the LOC130944315 gene encoding serine/threonine-protein kinase MPS1 isoform X2, translated as MDGKANLPTNSATGTAAATTTTSTSTSTATSSSFSSSSNSPTDFLRHVQAALKRHRPLGSMQSNCIRPKRSVLPQQNLSGTATAAEDVNKPLDVSSKQLLPRRIKKATAAAEGQNSASITPPLISGPCNDTYDGEGCNSFNAHVQQHQGKGVNTAGVASLLAGSSNVDGLKKVQFSIDTNTSVQEMDWVESSQHDPPVGFKQDSNHQRVECDMNLRSEGGISSMLPKRTTVSQDNLQQFRNFLSQPATQSSVVGPSCATTTSVHSTSAPMLNSTTRYSHLLVDSGSCGTAEPMGEINVNPKSIAEGVIEPPNTSLKDINRMSIDKAATAAQAPRSADAELGLQEHNQSKEQQGGKVKENNISKYSSCLDNKSTISKEPAEISNPQTQAPGPQTSCSDVKSESSNLEKREKGASSKVPTSRKRTYDPDLFFKVNGKLYQRLGKIGSGGSSEVHKVISSDCKIYALKKIKLKGRDYATAYGFCQEIEYLNRLKGKDNIIQLIDYEVTDKALLAEVMKGCLSNKDGRVKDDGYIYMVLEYGEIDLAHMLSQKWKELDGCNQTIDENWLRFYWQQILQAVNTIHEERIVHSDLKPANFLLVKGSLKLIDFGIAKAIMSDTTNIQRESQVGTLSYMSPEAFMCNETDANGNVIKCGRPSDIWSLGCILYQMVYGRTPFSEYKTFWAKFKVITDPNHEITYEPVPNPWLMDLMKKCLAWDRNERWRIPQLLQHPFLVPPVPSIPSLSQDQGCNLLQLIAETCKYDPVTSQLCCQLQQVLDDPANLVTPQSLNSRDQQGKLLSRASELCIQLQARLANSDNK; from the exons ATGGATGGGAAGGCTAACCTTCCGACCAACTCCGCCACTGGAACCGCAGCAGCCACCACCACCACTtccacctccacctccaccgCTACCTCCTCTTCattttcctcttcttccaacTCTCCTACTGACTTCCTCCGCCATGTTCAAGCTGCCTTGAAGCGCCACCGCCCTCTCG GTTCAATGCAGTCCAATTGCATAAGGCCGAAGCGCTCAGTGCTTCCGCAACAAAACTTGTCTGGAACTGCAACTGCTGCTGAGGATGTGAACAAGCCTTTAGATGTGTCGTCGAAGCAATTGCTTCCGCGCAGAATAAAGAAAGCAACTGCTGCAGCTGAAGGTCAAAACAGCGCCTCTATTACGCCTCCTTTGATTTCAGGGCCTTGCAACGATACCTATGATGGCGAAGGTTGTAACTCGTTCAATGCACATGTGCAACAACATCAGGGGAAGGGTGTTAACACTGCTGGTGTGGCTTCCCTGCTTGCAGGATCTTCAAATGTGGATGGTCTGAAGAAAGTTCAGTTTTCGATTGACACCAACACTAGCGTGCAGG AAATGGATTGGGTTGAAAGCAGCCAACATGATCCACCAGTTGGATTCAAGCAAGATTCGAATCACCAAAGGGTAGAATGTGACATGAATTTGAGATCCGAGGGAGGAATAAGTTCTATGTTGCCTAAGAGAACTACTGTTTCTCAGGACAATCTCCAGCAATTCAGAAACTTTTTAAGTCAGCCAGCAACTCAATCTTCAGTTGTGGGACCTTCTTGTGCTACAACTACCTCAGTCCATTCAACTTCTGCTCCCATGCTCAATTCAACAACTCGTTATTCTCATTTGCTTGTAGATAGTGGTTCATGTGGAACAGCGGAACCTATGGGGGAGATTAATGTTAATCCTAAATCTATAGCTGAAGGGGTTATTGAACCTCCAAATACTTCCCTGAAGGACATTAACAGAATGTCAATTGATAAGGCAGCAACAGCTGCCCAAGCTCCCCGTTCTGCTGATGCAGAGTTGGGACTTCAGGAGCACAACCAATCTAAGGAGCAACAGGGAGGCAAGgtaaaagaaaataacatttcaaaatATTCGTCATGTCTTGACAATAAGTCAACTATATCAAAAGAGCCTGCAGAGATTTCCAATCCACAAACCCAGGCTCCAGGTCCCCAAACTTCATGTTCAGATGTGAAGTCAGAGTCTTCTAACTTAGAAAAACGAGAGAAGGGTGCAAGTAGTAAAGTTCCAACATCTCGGAAAAGGACCTATGACCCTGATTTGTTTTTTAAAGTCAATGGCAAGCTTTATCAAAGGCTTGGCAAGATAGGCAGTGGAGGAAGCAGCGAGGTACATAAGGTGATCTCTTCAGACTGTAAGATCTATGCGCTTAAGAAGATCAAGCTCAAGGGTCGGGATTATGCTACAGCATATGGGTTTTGTCAAGAGATTGAGTATTTAAATAGGCTGAAAGGAAAGGATAACATTATACAGCTTATAGACTATGAG GTGACCGACAAAGCTTTGCTAGCAGAAGTCATGAAAGGATGCTTAAGTAATAAGGATGGGCGAGTCAAGGATGATGGATATATATACATGGTACTTGAATATGGGGAAATTGATTTGGCTCACATGTTGTCCCAGAAGTGGAAGGAACTGGATGGATGCAACCAGACCATTGATGAGAACTGGCTGCGATTTTATTGGCAG CAAATTCTTCAGGCTGTCAACACCATTCATGAGGAGCGTATTGTGCACTCTGATTTGAAGCCAGCCAACTTCCTCCTTGTCAAGGGTTCCCTGAAACTAATTGATTTTGGCATAGCCAAAGCAATAATGAGTGATACAACTAACATCCAACGGGAGTCACAG GTGGGAACTCTTAGTTACATGTCTCCAGAGGCATTTATGTGTAATGAGACCGATGCAAATGGAAACGTAATTAAGTGTGGACGGCCGTCAGATATCTGGTCCTTGGGCTGCATCCTTTATCAAATGGTATATGGGAGAACACCTTTTTCTGAATACAAGACATTTTGGGCAAAATTCAAAGTCATAACTGATCCAAACCATGAAATTACCTATGAACCTGTCCCAAACCCATGGCTTATGGATCTTATGAAGAAATGCCTTGCATGGGATCGCAATGAAAGGTGGAGAATCCCTCAGCTACTCCAACATCCTTTTCTTGTTCCTCCTGTACCAAGTATTCCATCTTTGTCCCAAGACCAAGGCTGTAACTTGCTTCAGCTTATTGCTGAAACTTGTAAATATGACCCTGTAACATCCCAACTATGCTGTCAGCTCCAACAGGTCCTTGATGATCCCGCAAATTTGGTAACTCCTCAGTCATTAAATTCGCGAGATCAACAAGGAAAACTGCTATCCAGAGCATCAGAATTGTGTATTCAGCTGCAGGCACGTTTGGCAAATTCGGATAACAAGTAG
- the LOC130944316 gene encoding histone-lysine N-methyltransferase ASHR1 isoform X2, with amino-acid sequence MEDLLSVLVDRNLTVSSVPEKGRSLFVTKDFYPGEVIISQEPYVCVPNNNSVQKRCEGCFTTTNLKKCSRCQVVWYCGTSCQKLEWKFHRLECEVLSRLDNDKKKYVTPSIRLMVKLYLRRKLQNEKIIPSTVMDNYNLVEALVSHMSDITKEQLLLYAQMANLVNVILQWPEINIKEIAENFSKFACNAHTICDSELRPLGTGLYPVISIINHSCLPNSVLVFEGRSASVRAVQHVPKGSEVLISYIETAGSTMTRQKALKEQYLFNCTCPRCSKLGQYDDIRESAILEGYRCKNEKCDGFLLRTTDGKGFQCQQCGLVREKEEIKKTATEINSLSEEEASKLSSAGYYQEAISIYKMIEKLQTKLYHPFSISLMRTREKILKSLMELEHWSEALAYCKLTIPVYQSAYPAIHPLLGLQYYTCGKLEWYLGETEEAVKSLTKAVDILRITHGTNTHFVKELLMKLEEARAEASYKSSSKE; translated from the exons ATGGAGGATTTGCTGAGTGTTCTTGTGGATCGCAACTTAACAGTTTCCAGTGTCCCAGAAAAGGGTCGTTCCCTCTTTGTAACAAAGGATTTTTACCCTG GGGAGGTAATCATAAGTCAAGAGCCTTATGTTTGTGTTCCAAACAACAACTCAGTTCAGAAAAGGTGCGAAGGATGTTTTACAACAACTAACCTTAAGAAATGCTCACGGTGCCAAGTTGTGTGGTACTGTGGAACCTCTTGTCAG AAGTTAGAGTGGAAGTTTCATCGTCTTGAATGTGAGGTCCTCTCTCGGCTAGACAACGACAAGAAAAAATATGTCACACCATCCATTCGATTGATGGTTAAACTTTATCTTCGAAGGAAGCTGCAAAATGAGAAG ATCATACCAAGCACTGTTATGGACAACTACAACTTGGTGGAGGCTTTAGTGTCTC ACATGTCTGACATCACCAAGGAGCAACTGCTGCTGTATGCACAGATGGCTAATCTAGTAAACGTGATACTACAGTGGCCTGAAATCAATATAAAAGAGATTGCAGAAAATTTTTCTAAG TTTGCATGCAATGCACATACCATTTGTGACAGCGAGTTGAGACCATTGGGAACAGGATTGTATCCCGTTATTTCCATTATCAATCACAG CTGCTTGCCCAATTCTGTGTTGGTTTTTGAGGGAAGGTCAGCGTCAGTTCGAGCTGTGCAACATGTTCCCAAAGGTAGTGAG GTACTAATAAGTTACATAGAGACTGCTGGAAGCACTATGACTCGACAGAAAGCTCTCAAAGAGCAGTACCTATTCAATTGTACATGTCCTCGCTGTTCTAAACTG GGCCAGTATGATGATATCCGAGAAAGTGCAATTCTAGAAGGATACAGAtgtaaaaatgaaaaatgtgatGGTTTCTTGCTTCGTACTACTG ATGGAAAAGGATTCCAATGCCAACAATGTGGTCTGGTTAGGGAAAAGGAAGAGATAAAGAAAACTGCAACCGAGATAAATTCACTATCAGAGGAAGAAGCGTCTAAGCTTTCATCTGCCGGCT ATTATCAAGAAGCTATTTCCATATATAAAATGATTGAGAAACTGCAAACAAAACTCTATCATCCTTTCTCCATCAGCTTGATGCGAACTCGAGAGAAGATTTTGAAG TCATTGATGGAGCTGGAACATTGGAGTGAGGCTTTAGCATACTGCAAATTGACCATACCAGTCTATCAAA GTGCATATCCAGCTATTCACCCTCTACTCGGTTTGCAGTACTATACATGTGGAAAACTTGAATG GTATCTGGGAGAAACAGAGGAAGCCGTGAAATCACTGACCAAGGCAGTGGATATACTAAGGATTACTCATGGGACAAACACACATTTTGTGAAGGAACTTTTGATGAAGTTGGAAGAAGCCCGCGCTGAAgcatcttataaatcttcctCTAAAGAGTAG
- the LOC130944315 gene encoding serine/threonine-protein kinase MPS1 isoform X1 gives MDGKANLPTNSATGTAAATTTTSTSTSTATSSSFSSSSNSPTDFLRHVQAALKRHRPLGSMQSNCIRPKRSVLPQQNLSGTATAAEDVNKPLDVSSKQLLPRRIKKATAAAEGQNSASITPPLISGPCNDTYDGEGCNSFNAHVQQHQGKGVNTAGVASLLAGSSNVDGLKKVQFSIDTNTSVQGAHVAKGTELENLSSYMSSLGLTEMDWVESSQHDPPVGFKQDSNHQRVECDMNLRSEGGISSMLPKRTTVSQDNLQQFRNFLSQPATQSSVVGPSCATTTSVHSTSAPMLNSTTRYSHLLVDSGSCGTAEPMGEINVNPKSIAEGVIEPPNTSLKDINRMSIDKAATAAQAPRSADAELGLQEHNQSKEQQGGKVKENNISKYSSCLDNKSTISKEPAEISNPQTQAPGPQTSCSDVKSESSNLEKREKGASSKVPTSRKRTYDPDLFFKVNGKLYQRLGKIGSGGSSEVHKVISSDCKIYALKKIKLKGRDYATAYGFCQEIEYLNRLKGKDNIIQLIDYEVTDKALLAEVMKGCLSNKDGRVKDDGYIYMVLEYGEIDLAHMLSQKWKELDGCNQTIDENWLRFYWQQILQAVNTIHEERIVHSDLKPANFLLVKGSLKLIDFGIAKAIMSDTTNIQRESQVGTLSYMSPEAFMCNETDANGNVIKCGRPSDIWSLGCILYQMVYGRTPFSEYKTFWAKFKVITDPNHEITYEPVPNPWLMDLMKKCLAWDRNERWRIPQLLQHPFLVPPVPSIPSLSQDQGCNLLQLIAETCKYDPVTSQLCCQLQQVLDDPANLVTPQSLNSRDQQGKLLSRASELCIQLQARLANSDNK, from the exons ATGGATGGGAAGGCTAACCTTCCGACCAACTCCGCCACTGGAACCGCAGCAGCCACCACCACCACTtccacctccacctccaccgCTACCTCCTCTTCattttcctcttcttccaacTCTCCTACTGACTTCCTCCGCCATGTTCAAGCTGCCTTGAAGCGCCACCGCCCTCTCG GTTCAATGCAGTCCAATTGCATAAGGCCGAAGCGCTCAGTGCTTCCGCAACAAAACTTGTCTGGAACTGCAACTGCTGCTGAGGATGTGAACAAGCCTTTAGATGTGTCGTCGAAGCAATTGCTTCCGCGCAGAATAAAGAAAGCAACTGCTGCAGCTGAAGGTCAAAACAGCGCCTCTATTACGCCTCCTTTGATTTCAGGGCCTTGCAACGATACCTATGATGGCGAAGGTTGTAACTCGTTCAATGCACATGTGCAACAACATCAGGGGAAGGGTGTTAACACTGCTGGTGTGGCTTCCCTGCTTGCAGGATCTTCAAATGTGGATGGTCTGAAGAAAGTTCAGTTTTCGATTGACACCAACACTAGCGTGCAGG GGGCCCATGTTGCAAAGGGCACTGAGTTGGAGAACTTGTCATCTTATATGAGTTCACTTGGATTGACAGAAATGGATTGGGTTGAAAGCAGCCAACATGATCCACCAGTTGGATTCAAGCAAGATTCGAATCACCAAAGGGTAGAATGTGACATGAATTTGAGATCCGAGGGAGGAATAAGTTCTATGTTGCCTAAGAGAACTACTGTTTCTCAGGACAATCTCCAGCAATTCAGAAACTTTTTAAGTCAGCCAGCAACTCAATCTTCAGTTGTGGGACCTTCTTGTGCTACAACTACCTCAGTCCATTCAACTTCTGCTCCCATGCTCAATTCAACAACTCGTTATTCTCATTTGCTTGTAGATAGTGGTTCATGTGGAACAGCGGAACCTATGGGGGAGATTAATGTTAATCCTAAATCTATAGCTGAAGGGGTTATTGAACCTCCAAATACTTCCCTGAAGGACATTAACAGAATGTCAATTGATAAGGCAGCAACAGCTGCCCAAGCTCCCCGTTCTGCTGATGCAGAGTTGGGACTTCAGGAGCACAACCAATCTAAGGAGCAACAGGGAGGCAAGgtaaaagaaaataacatttcaaaatATTCGTCATGTCTTGACAATAAGTCAACTATATCAAAAGAGCCTGCAGAGATTTCCAATCCACAAACCCAGGCTCCAGGTCCCCAAACTTCATGTTCAGATGTGAAGTCAGAGTCTTCTAACTTAGAAAAACGAGAGAAGGGTGCAAGTAGTAAAGTTCCAACATCTCGGAAAAGGACCTATGACCCTGATTTGTTTTTTAAAGTCAATGGCAAGCTTTATCAAAGGCTTGGCAAGATAGGCAGTGGAGGAAGCAGCGAGGTACATAAGGTGATCTCTTCAGACTGTAAGATCTATGCGCTTAAGAAGATCAAGCTCAAGGGTCGGGATTATGCTACAGCATATGGGTTTTGTCAAGAGATTGAGTATTTAAATAGGCTGAAAGGAAAGGATAACATTATACAGCTTATAGACTATGAG GTGACCGACAAAGCTTTGCTAGCAGAAGTCATGAAAGGATGCTTAAGTAATAAGGATGGGCGAGTCAAGGATGATGGATATATATACATGGTACTTGAATATGGGGAAATTGATTTGGCTCACATGTTGTCCCAGAAGTGGAAGGAACTGGATGGATGCAACCAGACCATTGATGAGAACTGGCTGCGATTTTATTGGCAG CAAATTCTTCAGGCTGTCAACACCATTCATGAGGAGCGTATTGTGCACTCTGATTTGAAGCCAGCCAACTTCCTCCTTGTCAAGGGTTCCCTGAAACTAATTGATTTTGGCATAGCCAAAGCAATAATGAGTGATACAACTAACATCCAACGGGAGTCACAG GTGGGAACTCTTAGTTACATGTCTCCAGAGGCATTTATGTGTAATGAGACCGATGCAAATGGAAACGTAATTAAGTGTGGACGGCCGTCAGATATCTGGTCCTTGGGCTGCATCCTTTATCAAATGGTATATGGGAGAACACCTTTTTCTGAATACAAGACATTTTGGGCAAAATTCAAAGTCATAACTGATCCAAACCATGAAATTACCTATGAACCTGTCCCAAACCCATGGCTTATGGATCTTATGAAGAAATGCCTTGCATGGGATCGCAATGAAAGGTGGAGAATCCCTCAGCTACTCCAACATCCTTTTCTTGTTCCTCCTGTACCAAGTATTCCATCTTTGTCCCAAGACCAAGGCTGTAACTTGCTTCAGCTTATTGCTGAAACTTGTAAATATGACCCTGTAACATCCCAACTATGCTGTCAGCTCCAACAGGTCCTTGATGATCCCGCAAATTTGGTAACTCCTCAGTCATTAAATTCGCGAGATCAACAAGGAAAACTGCTATCCAGAGCATCAGAATTGTGTATTCAGCTGCAGGCACGTTTGGCAAATTCGGATAACAAGTAG
- the LOC130944132 gene encoding uncharacterized protein LOC130944132, protein MSKPKPLKPTVTKHVSHHHHQKPQKTEKQPSWAVVRGLLSCKNVHVQQQKPLEKSQPQPQPQPQSQNQESTNKEAVKKKQQAQRKLQEEENNNSKKCKKMKCSGSLCNNTKITATRPETGTPDIHKRRMMTSITNNDGSSSRSMKAPLNELTNNNGVVSASSSSLSASSTSSAGGSSFRGMPFRRLSGCYECRMVVDPVLGFTRDPSLRTTICSCPDCGEIMKAESLEHHQAVKHAVSELGPEDTSKNIVEIIFHSSWLKKQTPVCKIDRILKVHNTQRTIGKFEEYRDSIKAKATKLTKKHARCIADGNELLRFHCTTFACSLGLNGSSNLCNSIPLCNVCSIIKHGFKVTTGEAATGILTTATSGRAHDMAGLSPADEGSEKRAMLVCRVIAGRVKKNNAEGGNGNSNSSSSTMDEYDSVAGEVGAYSNLDELYVSNPRAILPCFVVIYRGF, encoded by the exons ATGAGCAAACCAAAACCTCTTAAACCAACAGTGACTAAGCATGTaagccaccaccaccaccagaagcctcagaaaacagaaaaacaacCCTCTTGGGCAGTGGTAAGAGGCTTATTGTCTTGTAAAAATGTCCACGTCCAGCAGCAAAAGCCGCTGGAAAAATCACAGCCACAGCCACAGCCACAGCCGCAGTCACAGAATCAGGAAAGTACTAATAAAGAAGCAGTGAAGAAGAAACAGCAGGCACAGAGAAAGcttcaagaggaagagaacAACAACAGCAAGAAGTGCAAGAAGATGAAGTGTTCAGGCTCTCTATGCAACAACACCAAGATCACGGCGACGAGGCCGGAGACCGGAACACCGGATATTCACAAGAGAAGGATGATGACATCAATTACCAACAATGATGGTTCTTCAAGCAGATCCATGAAGGCACCTCTGAATGAACTCACCAACAACAATGGTGTTGTTTCtgcatcttcttcttcactctcaGCATCTTCTACCTCCTCTGCCGGTGGTTCTTCCTTCAGGGGAATGCCATTCAGAAGACTCTCTGGTTGCTATGAGTGTAGAATGGTGGTAGATCCTGTTCTTGGTTTCACCAGAGACCCTTCTCTTAGAACCACCATTTGTTCATGCCCTGATTGTGgtgaaatcatgaaagctgagagCTTAGAGCATCATCAAGCTGTTAAACATGCAG TTTCTGAGCTTGGACCTGAGGATACAAGCAAGAACATAGTTGAGATCATATTCCATTCAAGCTGGCTAAAGAAGCAGACACCAGTGTGCAAGATTGATCGAATTCTCAAGGTTCATAACACTCAAAGGACTATAGGAAAATTTGAAGAGTACAGAGACTCCATTAAAGCAAAGGCTACAAAGCTCACAAAGAAACATGCTCGTTGCATAGCAGATGGAAATGAGTTACTCAGATTCCATTGCACAACCTTCGCATGCTCACTCGGCCTAAACGGTTCATCCAACCTCTGCAATTCAATACCTCTTTGCAATGTTTGCAGCATAATCAAGCATGGTTTCAAGGTCACAACCGGAGAAGCTGCCACCGGCATTCTAACCACGGCCACAAGTGGAAGGGCTCATGACATGGCCGGATTGTCGCCGGCCGACGAAGGAAGCGAAAAGAGGGCAATGCTGGTTTGCAGGGTGATAGCAGGGAGAGTTAAGAAGAACAATGCAGAAGGTGGTAATGGTAATAGTAATAGCAGCAGCAGCACCATGGATGAGTATGATTCAGTTGCAGGAGAAGTTGGAGCTTATTCCAACTTGGATGAGTTGTATGTGTCCAATCCAAGAGCTATATTGCCATGCTTTGTTGTAATCTATAGAGGGTTTTGA
- the LOC130944316 gene encoding histone-lysine N-methyltransferase ASHR1 isoform X1 → MEDLLSVLVDRNLTVSSVPEKGRSLFVTKDFYPGEVIISQEPYVCVPNNNSVQKRCEGCFTTTNLKKCSRCQVVWYCGTSCQKLEWKFHRLECEVLSRLDNDKKKYVTPSIRLMVKLYLRRKLQNEKIIPSTVMDNYNLVEALVSRILLIFILSSNFQCNEVRFFLYILFFFIYNISIVIVLFNILFHEDMSDITKEQLLLYAQMANLVNVILQWPEINIKEIAENFSKFACNAHTICDSELRPLGTGLYPVISIINHSCLPNSVLVFEGRSASVRAVQHVPKGSEVLISYIETAGSTMTRQKALKEQYLFNCTCPRCSKLGQYDDIRESAILEGYRCKNEKCDGFLLRTTDGKGFQCQQCGLVREKEEIKKTATEINSLSEEEASKLSSAGYYQEAISIYKMIEKLQTKLYHPFSISLMRTREKILKSLMELEHWSEALAYCKLTIPVYQSAYPAIHPLLGLQYYTCGKLEWYLGETEEAVKSLTKAVDILRITHGTNTHFVKELLMKLEEARAEASYKSSSKE, encoded by the exons ATGGAGGATTTGCTGAGTGTTCTTGTGGATCGCAACTTAACAGTTTCCAGTGTCCCAGAAAAGGGTCGTTCCCTCTTTGTAACAAAGGATTTTTACCCTG GGGAGGTAATCATAAGTCAAGAGCCTTATGTTTGTGTTCCAAACAACAACTCAGTTCAGAAAAGGTGCGAAGGATGTTTTACAACAACTAACCTTAAGAAATGCTCACGGTGCCAAGTTGTGTGGTACTGTGGAACCTCTTGTCAG AAGTTAGAGTGGAAGTTTCATCGTCTTGAATGTGAGGTCCTCTCTCGGCTAGACAACGACAAGAAAAAATATGTCACACCATCCATTCGATTGATGGTTAAACTTTATCTTCGAAGGAAGCTGCAAAATGAGAAG ATCATACCAAGCACTGTTATGGACAACTACAACTTGGTGGAGGCTTTAGTGTCTCGTATCCTTTTAATATTTATCTTGTCTTCTAACTTTCAATGTAATGaagttagattttttttatatatacttttttttttcatttataacATTTCCATAGTCATTGTTCTCTTTAACATTCTCTTCCATGAAGACATGTCTGACATCACCAAGGAGCAACTGCTGCTGTATGCACAGATGGCTAATCTAGTAAACGTGATACTACAGTGGCCTGAAATCAATATAAAAGAGATTGCAGAAAATTTTTCTAAG TTTGCATGCAATGCACATACCATTTGTGACAGCGAGTTGAGACCATTGGGAACAGGATTGTATCCCGTTATTTCCATTATCAATCACAG CTGCTTGCCCAATTCTGTGTTGGTTTTTGAGGGAAGGTCAGCGTCAGTTCGAGCTGTGCAACATGTTCCCAAAGGTAGTGAG GTACTAATAAGTTACATAGAGACTGCTGGAAGCACTATGACTCGACAGAAAGCTCTCAAAGAGCAGTACCTATTCAATTGTACATGTCCTCGCTGTTCTAAACTG GGCCAGTATGATGATATCCGAGAAAGTGCAATTCTAGAAGGATACAGAtgtaaaaatgaaaaatgtgatGGTTTCTTGCTTCGTACTACTG ATGGAAAAGGATTCCAATGCCAACAATGTGGTCTGGTTAGGGAAAAGGAAGAGATAAAGAAAACTGCAACCGAGATAAATTCACTATCAGAGGAAGAAGCGTCTAAGCTTTCATCTGCCGGCT ATTATCAAGAAGCTATTTCCATATATAAAATGATTGAGAAACTGCAAACAAAACTCTATCATCCTTTCTCCATCAGCTTGATGCGAACTCGAGAGAAGATTTTGAAG TCATTGATGGAGCTGGAACATTGGAGTGAGGCTTTAGCATACTGCAAATTGACCATACCAGTCTATCAAA GTGCATATCCAGCTATTCACCCTCTACTCGGTTTGCAGTACTATACATGTGGAAAACTTGAATG GTATCTGGGAGAAACAGAGGAAGCCGTGAAATCACTGACCAAGGCAGTGGATATACTAAGGATTACTCATGGGACAAACACACATTTTGTGAAGGAACTTTTGATGAAGTTGGAAGAAGCCCGCGCTGAAgcatcttataaatcttcctCTAAAGAGTAG